In 'Nostoc azollae' 0708, the following are encoded in one genomic region:
- a CDS encoding response regulator, whose product MNNTGTFSKLSPERLLRQLTNSSDTTCLQVSHNSVLWSIYLEQGKIIYATHSVEPFDRLERHIRRLNQQISPLTNEVRVQLRLTFEPDWQTQLSKPEYDLLSEPPEYQGIHWLVTQKHLPSHQAALLIQELVKEVIESFMLMKEATYVLTERVKSLPKLCKLDTENIIDICQKRLQSWQSCAPQISSPYQRPYLLINSRFYNKQLPELQQNMTTWMKGFSLRHLAVIMNVDEVELARTLYPYILQGSVILHEPDPPFDQLPKTFEDVSISSTYSTLVINEEESDVEALADDNPAVENHVPEISTLRTENHKQLNILNNIEAENETVNTTTISPKETYKIISVDDSPTILKEISRCLEGENVAVVTINDPIKAVMSIIRHKPDLILLDLNMAGIDGYELCKIIRNNSMFQEIPIIFVTGSKGIVDKVKARMVGASGYLTKPFTPTELVKMIFMHLA is encoded by the coding sequence ATGAATAATACTGGCACATTTAGCAAACTATCTCCTGAACGTCTATTAAGACAGTTAACTAATTCCTCTGATACTACTTGTTTACAGGTTTCGCACAACTCAGTACTGTGGTCAATATACTTAGAGCAAGGTAAAATTATTTATGCTACCCATTCAGTAGAACCTTTTGATAGATTAGAACGACATATACGTCGTCTGAATCAGCAAATTTCTCCACTAACTAATGAAGTTCGTGTACAATTACGCTTGACTTTTGAACCTGATTGGCAAACTCAGTTAAGCAAACCTGAGTATGATTTACTGAGTGAACCGCCAGAATATCAAGGAATTCACTGGCTAGTGACGCAAAAACATTTACCTTCTCACCAGGCAGCATTACTAATTCAAGAGTTAGTAAAAGAAGTAATTGAATCATTTATGTTGATGAAAGAAGCAACCTATGTATTAACAGAACGAGTAAAGAGCCTTCCTAAACTTTGCAAGTTGGATACAGAAAACATTATAGACATTTGCCAAAAGCGTTTACAAAGTTGGCAATCCTGCGCTCCGCAAATATCTTCTCCCTATCAGCGTCCATACTTGTTGATTAACAGCAGGTTTTATAACAAACAACTACCAGAATTACAGCAGAATATGACAACTTGGATGAAGGGCTTTAGCCTGCGTCATTTGGCTGTAATTATGAATGTAGATGAAGTAGAACTGGCTCGAACTTTATACCCTTATATACTTCAGGGTTCGGTTATTCTCCATGAACCAGACCCTCCATTTGATCAATTGCCTAAGACTTTTGAAGATGTTTCTATATCTTCTACATATAGCACACTAGTAATTAATGAGGAAGAATCTGATGTAGAAGCGTTAGCAGATGATAATCCTGCTGTAGAAAACCATGTACCTGAAATTTCTACTTTACGAACAGAGAACCATAAGCAACTAAACATACTAAATAACATAGAGGCTGAAAACGAAACCGTAAATACGACTACTATAAGTCCTAAGGAAACCTACAAAATTATCTCTGTAGATGATAGTCCAACCATTCTTAAAGAAATCAGCCGTTGTTTAGAAGGTGAAAATGTTGCGGTAGTCACGATTAATGATCCAATCAAAGCAGTTATGTCTATTATTAGACATAAACCGGATTTGATTTTGTTGGATCTCAATATGGCAGGAATTGATGGTTATGAGTTATGTAAAATAATCCGTAATAATTCAATGTTTCAGGAAATTCCCATTATTTTTGTTACAGGAAGCAAAGGAATTGTTGATAAAGTAAAAGCCCGAATGGTGGGAGCCTCTGGTTATTTAACTAAACCTTTTACTCCTACTGAGTTGGTAAAAATGATTTTTATGCATTTGGCATAA
- a CDS encoding vWA domain-containing protein, translating into MLDTLKLDEVVEFAENPEPRCPCVLLLDTSGSMQGERIEALNQGLLTFKDELVKNSLAARRVEVAIITFDSHVNVVQDFVTADQFNPPILTAQGLTTMGAGINKSLEIIQERKSQYRTNGIAYYRPWVFMITDGEPQGELDNVIEQAVQRLQGDEANKRVAFFTVGVENANMTRLNQIAVRAPIKLQGLNFIEMFVWLSASMSAVSHSKVDEQVALPPIGWGSV; encoded by the coding sequence ATGCTGGATACGCTAAAATTAGATGAAGTCGTAGAATTTGCAGAAAATCCAGAACCACGTTGTCCCTGTGTGCTATTGCTAGACACATCTGGATCAATGCAAGGAGAACGAATTGAGGCTCTAAATCAGGGTCTGCTAACTTTTAAGGATGAACTAGTAAAAAATTCCTTGGCAGCTAGAAGGGTAGAAGTAGCAATTATCACATTTGATAGTCATGTTAATGTGGTGCAAGATTTTGTAACCGCAGACCAGTTCAACCCACCTATTCTAACAGCCCAAGGGCTAACAACAATGGGGGCTGGAATTAATAAATCTTTAGAAATAATTCAAGAACGTAAATCCCAGTATCGTACTAATGGGATTGCTTATTACCGTCCTTGGGTATTTATGATTACAGATGGTGAGCCGCAAGGTGAGCTAGATAATGTGATTGAGCAAGCTGTACAGCGTCTACAAGGAGATGAAGCGAATAAACGAGTTGCCTTTTTTACGGTAGGAGTAGAAAATGCGAATATGACCCGTTTAAATCAAATAGCCGTGCGTGCTCCTATCAAACTTCAAGGATTAAACTTTATTGAAATGTTTGTTTGGCTTTCAGCCAGTATGTCAGCCGTCTCTCATTCCAAAGTAGATGAGCAAGTAGCACTACCACCAATTGGTTGGGGATCCGTTTAG
- a CDS encoding cobalamin-binding protein, translated as MIDKNIRIVSLIPSATEIAATLGLQYAIVGRSHECDYPPEIAHLPVCTQARLNGNADSSSIHNEVDNILLSALSIYKIKVDVLEQLQPTHILTQDQCDVCAVSLPEVEKAVAQLTYTTPQIISLQPSTLRDVWADIERVGQTFGINSVEILENLEARVKICNRKIQGLSITEMPTVTCIEWTDPLMVAANWIPELIHLAGGQTLFSGIGQPSAPLSWDTLIAINPDVIIFMPCGFDLQRTYQEVKLLTQRPDWEKLHAFKAGRVYITDGNAYFNRPSPRLVDSVEILAEILHPDIFEYGYKGTGWQNL; from the coding sequence ATGATAGATAAAAATATAAGAATTGTCTCTTTAATTCCTAGTGCCACAGAAATAGCTGCTACTCTGGGTTTACAATATGCTATTGTGGGGCGATCACATGAATGTGACTATCCTCCAGAAATAGCTCACCTGCCAGTTTGTACGCAAGCACGTTTGAATGGTAATGCTGATAGCAGTTCTATTCACAACGAAGTCGATAATATATTGCTATCTGCTCTGAGCATCTACAAAATTAAAGTTGATGTTTTAGAACAATTGCAACCTACCCACATTCTCACCCAAGACCAGTGTGATGTTTGTGCTGTTAGTTTACCAGAAGTAGAAAAAGCTGTTGCCCAACTGACCTACACCACACCCCAAATAATTTCTTTACAACCCAGTACACTGCGGGATGTATGGGCAGATATTGAACGAGTCGGTCAAACATTTGGGATTAATTCAGTAGAAATACTAGAAAATTTAGAGGCCCGTGTAAAAATATGCAATCGCAAAATCCAAGGACTTTCGATCACAGAAATGCCTACAGTTACTTGTATCGAATGGACTGATCCTTTGATGGTGGCTGCTAATTGGATTCCTGAACTCATTCATCTTGCTGGTGGACAGACATTATTTAGCGGTATCGGTCAACCTTCAGCACCTTTAAGCTGGGACACATTAATTGCGATTAATCCCGATGTAATTATTTTTATGCCCTGTGGCTTTGATTTACAACGAACTTACCAAGAAGTAAAACTGTTAACTCAGCGTCCAGACTGGGAAAAATTACACGCATTTAAAGCTGGTAGAGTCTACATCACAGATGGTAACGCTTACTTTAACCGTCCTAGTCCACGCCTAGTAGATTCTGTAGAAATATTAGCAGAAATTTTGCACCCAGACATTTTTGAATATGGTTATAAAGGTACTGGTTGGCAAAATTTATAA
- a CDS encoding ABC transporter ATP-binding protein, with the protein MAQVVLENVYKSFPPRKGEGVTTQMSLLGKEGADNINVLRRINLTIADGEFMVLVGPSGCGKSTLLRLIAGLEVMTAGNIWVGDSEADQGYRLINDLLPKERDIAMVFQNYALYPHMTVYENIAFGLRRRFGNRETVSSPLLRQWGENLLVGMTRKLPQRLRYLSPKERTVEQQVWNVAQLLQIETLLNRLPKQLSGGQRQRVALGRAIARNPQVFLMDEPLSNLDAKLRAETRAQIVKLQRQLGTTTIYVTHDQTEAMTMGDRIAIMYGGQIQQVAPPLELYNHPANRFVAEFIGSPPMNFIPVEFHAPLLITHLNFRFTLPEMWGKLLQKYDGKTLILGIRPEHLTLSVPATKNLPIKVDLVENLGNDSFLSIRIFDPESSSPEGQSLQVRVPPDRFISLGEQLWLSFIPEKIHFFDPETELAIS; encoded by the coding sequence GTGGCACAAGTTGTATTAGAAAACGTTTATAAAAGTTTTCCTCCTCGTAAGGGGGAAGGTGTGACTACACAGATGTCATTACTAGGAAAGGAAGGTGCAGATAATATTAATGTCCTACGGCGAATTAATTTAACCATCGCGGATGGTGAATTTATGGTGCTGGTGGGACCTTCTGGTTGCGGTAAAAGTACCTTGCTCCGGTTAATAGCAGGGTTAGAGGTGATGACTGCGGGTAATATCTGGGTGGGCGATAGCGAAGCTGACCAAGGGTATCGCTTGATTAATGATTTACTTCCCAAAGAACGTGACATCGCCATGGTGTTCCAAAATTACGCCCTCTATCCCCACATGACAGTTTATGAAAACATTGCTTTTGGGTTGCGTCGTCGATTTGGAAATAGAGAAACAGTTTCTTCACCCCTGCTACGTCAGTGGGGAGAAAATCTACTGGTGGGAATGACCAGAAAATTACCCCAAAGACTGCGTTATCTTTCTCCAAAAGAACGAACTGTAGAACAACAAGTGTGGAATGTTGCCCAATTATTACAAATTGAAACTTTATTAAATCGCTTACCTAAACAGTTATCTGGAGGACAAAGACAACGGGTAGCATTAGGAAGGGCGATCGCCCGGAATCCTCAAGTATTTTTAATGGATGAACCATTATCAAACTTAGATGCTAAATTACGGGCTGAAACTCGCGCCCAAATCGTCAAATTGCAGCGTCAGTTGGGAACAACAACGATTTATGTCACCCATGATCAAACTGAAGCAATGACAATGGGCGATCGCATTGCGATCATGTATGGGGGTCAAATCCAGCAAGTCGCACCACCATTAGAACTTTACAACCACCCTGCTAACCGCTTTGTAGCCGAATTTATTGGTTCACCACCAATGAATTTCATCCCGGTAGAATTTCACGCACCTTTATTAATTACCCATCTTAACTTTCGTTTCACTCTTCCAGAAATGTGGGGAAAACTCTTACAAAAATACGATGGAAAAACTTTAATTTTAGGTATTCGTCCAGAACATTTAACTTTGAGTGTACCTGCAACCAAAAATCTACCAATTAAAGTAGATTTGGTAGAAAATTTAGGAAATGATAGTTTTTTATCTATCAGGATTTTTGATCCTGAATCATCAAGTCCAGAAGGTCAATCTTTGCAAGTGCGAGTTCCCCCGGATAGATTCATTAGTCTGGGTGAACAACTGTGGTTATCATTTATTCCTGAAAAAATTCACTTTTTTGACCCAGAAACCGAGTTAGCAATAAGCTAA